Proteins encoded together in one Triticum dicoccoides isolate Atlit2015 ecotype Zavitan chromosome 7B, WEW_v2.0, whole genome shotgun sequence window:
- the LOC119337478 gene encoding syntaxin-132-like, with protein sequence MNNLLTDSFELPRRDSSRDGGDLEMGMHKPDASDNLQAFLKKVDGIDSLIAKLTSLLTKLQSANEESKAVTKASAMKAIKHRMEKDIDEVGKIARMAKTKLDELDKDNLSNRKKPGCEEDSAVDRSREQTTGAVKKKLKKRMDDFQVLRESIRQEYREVVERRVFTVTGNRPDEETIDDLIETGRSEQIFKDAVQQQGRGQVLDTVAEIQERHDAVRDLERKLLELQQIFLDMAVLVEAQGDMINHIETHVSNATNHIQQGVGALQKAKTLQKNSRKWMCYAIILLLVVVAIVVLGVIQPWKKK encoded by the exons GACTCCTTTGAGCTTCCGCGGCGGGATTCCTCGAGAGATGGGGGGGATCTTGAGATGGGAATGCATAAGCCCGATGCTTCTGATAATTTACAAGCCTTCTTGAAGAAG GTTGATGGAATCGACAGCCTGATAGCTAAGCTCACGAGCCTCCTGACCAAGCTCCAG TCTGCCAACGAGGAATCAAAAGCAGTCACAAAAGCAAGCGCCATGAAAG CAATCAAGCACCGGATGGAGAAAGACATTGACGAAGTGGGCAAAATTGCTCGTATGGCGAAAACAAAACTTGATGAACTGGACAAAGAT AACTTATCTAACAGGAAGAAACCTGGATGCGAGGAGGACTCTGCGGTAGATCGATCAAGGGAACAGACTACTGG AGCAGTGAAGAAGAAACTGAAGAAACGGATGGACGATTTTCAG GTGTTGAGAGAATCAATCCGGCAGGAGTACCGGGAAGTTGTTGAAAGAAGGGTATTCACTGTAACTGGTAATCGCCCTGATGAAGAG ACAATTGACGATTTAATCGAGACAGGGAGAAGCGAGCAGATTTTCAAAGATGCGGTTCAGCAGCAGGGGAGAGGCCAG GTATTGGACACTGTTGCTGAGATACAGGAGCGGCATGATGCTGTAAGAGATCTAGAGAGGAAGCTTCTGGAGTTGCAGCAG ATATTCCTGGATATGGCGGTCTTGGTTGAGGCTCAAGGAGACATGATCAACCACATAGAGACACAT GTTTCAAACGCGACCAACCACATACAGCAAGGcgtgggggctctccagaaggCAAAGACGCTGCAGAAGAACTCGAGAAAGTGGATGTGCTACGCCATCATCCTCCTCCTGGTGGTAGTGGCAATCGTCGTGCTTGGGGTGATCCAGCCATGGAAGAAGAAGTAA